The Frankiales bacterium genome has a window encoding:
- a CDS encoding carbon-monoxide dehydrogenase large subunit → MTAVEDAPISAGGNPIGFGRMHRKEDARFLRGQGNYVDDLNLPGMLHGAVLRSPFAHARIISVDTSAAEALPGVHAVITGETLAGLGLAWMPTLSYDTQAVLATDKVRFQGQEVAFVVADSRYIARDALELIDVEYDPLPVVADAKRALDPDAPVIRDDKEGKTDNHIYDWEAGDAAATEAAFASADVVVTQDILYPRVHPAPMETCGSVAHMDPVTGKLKLWTTTQAPHAHRTVYALVAGLPEQNIQIISPDIGGGFGNKVPIYPGYVCSIVGSIVTGKPVKWMEDRSENLMSTGFARDYHMKTSIASTKDGKILAVKVDVLADHGAFNGTAQPTKYPAGFFHIFTGSYDYPAAHCTVKAVYTNKAPGGVAYACSFRITEASYCIERIVDCLAQELKMDPAELRLKNLLRPEQFPYMSPTGWEYDSGEYEKTMRVAMGIAGYDELRKEQAEKRARGEYMGIGISFFTEGVGAGPRKHMDILGLGMADGCDLRVHPTGKAQVRLSVQTQGQGHETTFAQIVAHELGIPPEDVDVIHGDTDNTPFGLGTYGSRSTPVSGAAAALVARKVRDKARIIAAAALECAPDDLEWELGRWYVKGDPERGRTIQEIAMDAHSALELPEGVEGHLDAQVVYNPPNLTYPYGCYICVVDVDPGTGQVKVRRFIAVDDCGTRINPMIVEGQVHGGLADGVGMALMEVMAFDEEGNHLGGSFMDYLLPTSMECPDWELGETVTPSPHHPIGAKGVGESATVGSPAAVVNAVIDAISPFGVRHADMPLTPANVWRAIQGRPVRTDLAVE, encoded by the coding sequence ATGACCGCCGTCGAGGACGCCCCCATCAGCGCGGGCGGCAACCCCATCGGCTTCGGCCGCATGCACCGCAAGGAGGACGCGCGGTTCCTGCGCGGCCAGGGCAACTACGTCGACGACCTCAACCTGCCCGGGATGCTGCACGGCGCGGTGCTGCGCAGCCCGTTCGCGCACGCGCGGATCATCTCGGTCGACACCTCGGCGGCCGAGGCGCTGCCCGGCGTCCACGCCGTCATCACCGGCGAGACGCTGGCCGGTCTCGGCCTCGCGTGGATGCCCACGCTGTCCTACGACACCCAGGCCGTGCTCGCCACGGACAAGGTGCGGTTCCAGGGCCAGGAGGTCGCGTTCGTCGTGGCCGACTCGCGCTACATCGCGCGCGACGCGCTCGAGCTCATCGACGTTGAGTACGACCCGCTGCCGGTCGTCGCCGACGCCAAGCGCGCCCTCGACCCGGACGCGCCGGTGATCCGCGACGACAAGGAGGGCAAGACCGACAACCACATCTACGACTGGGAGGCCGGCGACGCCGCGGCCACCGAGGCCGCGTTCGCCTCCGCCGACGTCGTGGTGACGCAGGACATCCTCTACCCGCGCGTGCACCCGGCGCCGATGGAGACCTGCGGCTCGGTCGCCCACATGGACCCGGTCACGGGCAAGCTCAAGCTCTGGACCACCACGCAGGCGCCGCACGCGCACCGCACCGTCTACGCGCTCGTGGCCGGCCTGCCGGAGCAGAACATCCAGATCATCAGCCCGGACATCGGCGGCGGCTTCGGCAACAAGGTGCCGATCTACCCCGGCTACGTCTGCTCGATCGTCGGCTCCATCGTCACCGGCAAGCCGGTGAAGTGGATGGAGGACCGCAGCGAGAACCTCATGTCGACGGGATTCGCCCGCGACTACCACATGAAGACCTCGATCGCGTCGACCAAGGACGGCAAGATCCTCGCGGTGAAGGTGGACGTGCTCGCCGACCACGGCGCGTTCAACGGCACCGCGCAGCCGACGAAGTACCCGGCCGGGTTCTTCCACATCTTCACGGGCTCCTACGACTACCCCGCCGCGCACTGCACGGTGAAGGCGGTCTACACCAACAAGGCGCCGGGCGGCGTGGCCTACGCCTGCTCCTTCCGCATCACCGAGGCGTCCTACTGCATCGAGCGCATCGTGGACTGCCTCGCGCAGGAGCTGAAGATGGACCCGGCCGAGCTGCGGCTGAAGAACCTGCTGCGGCCGGAGCAGTTCCCCTACATGAGCCCCACGGGCTGGGAGTACGACTCGGGCGAGTACGAGAAGACGATGCGCGTCGCGATGGGCATCGCCGGCTACGACGAGCTGCGCAAGGAGCAGGCGGAGAAGCGGGCCCGCGGCGAGTACATGGGCATCGGCATCTCGTTCTTCACCGAGGGCGTGGGCGCCGGCCCCCGCAAGCACATGGACATCCTCGGCCTCGGCATGGCCGACGGCTGCGACCTGCGGGTGCACCCCACCGGCAAGGCGCAGGTGCGGCTGTCCGTGCAGACGCAGGGCCAGGGGCACGAGACGACGTTCGCGCAGATCGTCGCGCACGAGCTGGGCATCCCGCCGGAGGACGTCGACGTCATCCACGGCGACACCGACAACACCCCGTTCGGCCTGGGCACCTACGGCTCGCGCTCGACCCCGGTGTCCGGTGCGGCCGCCGCCCTGGTCGCGCGCAAGGTGCGCGACAAGGCGCGCATCATCGCCGCGGCGGCACTGGAGTGCGCGCCGGACGACCTCGAGTGGGAGCTCGGGCGCTGGTACGTCAAGGGCGACCCCGAGCGCGGCCGCACCATCCAGGAGATCGCGATGGACGCGCACAGCGCCCTCGAGCTCCCGGAGGGCGTCGAGGGCCACCTCGACGCGCAGGTGGTCTACAACCCGCCCAACCTCACCTATCCCTACGGCTGCTACATCTGCGTCGTCGACGTCGACCCGGGCACCGGCCAGGTGAAGGTCCGCAGGTTCATCGCGGTCGACGACTGCGGCACGCGGATCAACCCGATGATCGTCGAGGGCCAGGTGCACGGTGGTCTCGCCGACGGCGTCGGCATGGCGCTCATGGAGGTGATGGCCTTCGACGAGGAGGGCAACCACCTCGGCGGCTCGTTCATGGACTACCTGCTGCCCACGTCGATGGAGTGCCCGGACTGGGAGCTCGGCGAGACCGTGACGCCCTCGCCGCACCACCCCATCGGGGCCAAGGGCGTCGGGGAGTCCGCGACGGTCGGCTCGCCGGCCGCCGTGGTGAACGCCGTCATCGACGCCATCTCGCCCTTCGGGGTCCGCCACGCGGA
- a CDS encoding 2Fe-2S iron-sulfur cluster binding domain-containing protein has translation MQVTITVNGTEHSRDIEPRMLLVHFLRDELGLRGTHWGCDTSNCGACTVTVDGDTVKSCTMLAVQADGKSVGTVEGLAAGGELDPVQTGFMECHGLQCGYCTPGMMMQARWLLDRNPHPTEAEIREGISGNICRCTGYKNIVAAIQNAADHPAQTSSEVTA, from the coding sequence ATGCAGGTCACGATCACCGTCAACGGGACCGAGCACTCCCGCGACATCGAGCCGCGCATGCTGCTCGTGCACTTCCTGCGCGACGAGCTCGGGCTGCGCGGCACCCACTGGGGCTGCGACACCAGCAACTGCGGCGCCTGCACGGTCACCGTCGACGGCGACACCGTGAAGAGCTGCACGATGCTCGCCGTGCAGGCCGACGGGAAGTCGGTCGGCACCGTGGAGGGCCTCGCCGCCGGCGGCGAGCTCGACCCCGTGCAGACCGGGTTCATGGAGTGCCACGGCCTCCAGTGCGGCTACTGCACGCCCGGGATGATGATGCAGGCCCGCTGGCTGCTCGACCGCAACCCGCACCCCACCGAGGCGGAGATCCGCGAGGGCATCTCCGGCAACATCTGCCGCTGCACCGGCTACAAGAACATCGTCGCGGCGATCCAGAACGCCGCGGACCACCCGGCCCAGACGTCGAGCGAGGTGACCGCATGA
- a CDS encoding xanthine dehydrogenase family protein subunit M, whose protein sequence is MQTPAPVDYAKATSVADALAKLAALGEEARALAGGHSLLPMMKLRLARPDALVDINDIPELAGVRVEGSEIVVGAMTRHRDVLDSDILSEHYPVFREAEHLIADPIVRNRGTIGGSLCQADPASDMSAVASALRATAVITGPGGTRTVPAREFHLGPYETVVGPGELLTELRYPIRPGAGSAYEKVERRAGDWGVATAGVYVVVADGVVSDCGIGLAAVGATHFCSPEGEAALTGQAPTEENLAAAARATADSVEPSADQRGPVDYKKHLAYELTLRALRRAAAASQGA, encoded by the coding sequence GTGCTCTCGCCGGCGGCCACAGCCTGCTGCCGATGATGAAGCTGCGCCTGGCCCGGCCGGACGCGCTGGTCGACATCAACGACATCCCGGAGCTGGCCGGGGTCCGCGTGGAGGGCAGCGAGATCGTCGTCGGCGCCATGACGCGCCACCGCGACGTGCTCGACTCCGACATCCTCTCGGAGCACTACCCGGTCTTCCGCGAGGCGGAGCACCTCATCGCGGACCCCATCGTGCGCAACCGCGGCACGATCGGCGGCTCGCTGTGCCAGGCGGACCCGGCGTCGGACATGTCGGCCGTGGCCAGCGCCCTGCGCGCCACGGCGGTGATCACCGGGCCGGGCGGCACCCGCACCGTGCCGGCGCGCGAGTTCCACCTCGGCCCCTACGAGACCGTGGTGGGCCCCGGCGAGCTGCTCACCGAGCTGCGCTACCCGATCCGGCCGGGCGCGGGCTCCGCGTACGAGAAGGTCGAGCGCCGCGCCGGCGACTGGGGCGTCGCCACGGCCGGGGTGTACGTCGTGGTCGCCGACGGCGTGGTGAGCGACTGCGGCATCGGCCTGGCCGCGGTGGGCGCCACGCACTTCTGCTCGCCCGAGGGCGAGGCGGCGCTCACCGGCCAGGCACCCACCGAGGAGAACCTCGCCGCCGCGGCGCGCGCCACGGCCGACTCGGTCGAGCCCAGCGCCGACCAGCGCGGGCCGGTCGACTACAAGAAGCACCTCGCCTACGAGCTGACCCTCCGCGCGCTGCGGCGCGCCGCCGCCGCGAGCCAGGGAGCCTGA